The following are encoded in a window of Kitasatospora fiedleri genomic DNA:
- a CDS encoding pirin family protein, which produces MSNLDRKPAPAVCGRQAATGPVKDLLTGRRVPLGESTVVRRLLPNLGRRMVGAWCFVDHYGPDDIADEPGMQVPPHPHTGLQTVSWLHEGSVLHRDSLGNVQTVRPRELGLMTSGRAISHSEQSPREHAPLLHGAQLWVALPDAHRHTAPAFEHHPELPVVTAGGLHADLILGTLDGTTSPGTTHTALTGADLTLREGAAHRLPLEPGFEYAVLAMTGSTDVDGVPVEPGSLLYLGCGRRELPLRARTDAALLLLGGEPFEERLVMWWNFVGRTHEEIAAARADWETGTRFGRVHGYDGERLHAPQLPPVPLKPRGRER; this is translated from the coding sequence ATGAGCAACCTCGACCGGAAACCCGCCCCGGCCGTCTGCGGCCGCCAGGCCGCCACCGGCCCCGTCAAGGACCTGCTGACCGGGCGGCGCGTCCCGCTCGGCGAGTCCACCGTGGTCCGGCGGCTGCTGCCCAACCTCGGCCGCCGGATGGTCGGCGCCTGGTGCTTCGTCGACCACTACGGCCCCGACGACATCGCCGACGAGCCCGGCATGCAGGTGCCGCCGCACCCCCACACGGGCCTGCAGACCGTCAGCTGGCTGCACGAGGGCAGCGTGCTGCACCGGGACAGCCTCGGCAACGTGCAGACCGTCCGCCCGCGCGAACTCGGCCTGATGACCTCCGGCCGGGCCATCTCGCACTCCGAGCAGTCCCCGCGCGAGCACGCGCCGCTGCTGCACGGCGCCCAACTCTGGGTCGCCCTCCCCGACGCCCACCGGCACACCGCGCCCGCCTTCGAACACCACCCCGAGCTGCCCGTCGTCACCGCCGGCGGCCTGCACGCCGACCTCATCCTCGGCACCCTCGACGGCACCACCTCGCCCGGCACCACCCACACCGCCCTCACCGGCGCCGACCTCACCCTCCGCGAGGGCGCCGCCCACCGCCTGCCGCTCGAACCCGGCTTCGAGTACGCCGTCCTCGCCATGACCGGCAGCACCGACGTCGACGGCGTCCCGGTCGAACCGGGCTCCCTCCTCTACCTCGGCTGCGGCCGCCGCGAACTCCCGCTGCGCGCCCGCACCGACGCCGCCCTGCTGCTGCTCGGCGGCGAACCCTTCGAGGAACGCCTCGTCATGTGGTGGAACTTCGTCGGCCGCACGCACGAGGAGATCGCGGCGGCCCGCGCCGACTGGGAGACCGGCACCCGCTTCGGCCGGGTCCACGGCTACGACGGCGAACGGCTGCACGCCCCCCAACTGCCGCCGGTGCCGCTCAAGCCGCGGGGACGCGAGCGCTGA